From Thermotoga sp., a single genomic window includes:
- a CDS encoding flagellar protein FlgN yields the protein MRKEKLKNILTKKIDLMEKLRELLQEKLEAIVVRDFKKVEDIIGRVEEISYKMETANKELKAALESHGRGLKLVDLLELYSDDEEMMLILKNFFESLNRITFEVEKLRQAIDFHLRYIDFIFGLRRNGITYRKDGSFDEEGPSVFLGRS from the coding sequence ATGAGAAAGGAAAAGCTGAAGAACATCTTGACCAAGAAGATCGATCTCATGGAAAAACTGAGAGAGCTTTTACAGGAAAAGCTCGAGGCTATCGTTGTGAGGGATTTCAAGAAAGTGGAAGATATTATCGGGCGTGTTGAAGAGATATCTTACAAGATGGAGACAGCTAACAAGGAGCTAAAAGCTGCTCTGGAATCACATGGTCGAGGGTTGAAGCTTGTCGATCTTCTGGAGTTGTACAGTGACGACGAGGAAATGATGCTGATTTTAAAAAACTTCTTCGAGTCCTTGAACAGGATCACGTTCGAAGTGGAAAAGTTGAGACAGGCCATAGATTTCCATCTGAGATACATAGATTTCATCTTCGGGCTTCGAAGAAACGGTATCACGTACAGAAAAGATGG
- the flgM gene encoding flagellar biosynthesis anti-sigma factor FlgM: protein MIDGVNGPREVNPLEGIKRPSAEKSKEKKKSELGDRAEFRYVQNVGELSKEAKSISSVREELVEELKKAIESGNYFIDTERLAQKILEELSK, encoded by the coding sequence GTGATAGATGGCGTGAACGGGCCAAGAGAAGTGAATCCACTTGAAGGAATAAAGAGACCTTCTGCAGAAAAATCAAAAGAGAAGAAAAAGAGCGAGCTAGGAGACAGAGCTGAATTTCGCTATGTTCAGAACGTGGGAGAACTCTCGAAAGAAGCAAAGAGTATCTCCTCTGTCAGAGAGGAGCTCGTGGAAGAGTTGAAGAAAGCTATAGAAAGTGGAAACTACTTCATTGATACAGAGAGGCTCGCACAGAAAATACTGGAGGAACTGTCCAAATGA
- the murJ gene encoding murein biosynthesis integral membrane protein MurJ translates to MSNIKRTLSFSLGTFLSRVTGLFRDMILAGTFGASSVLDAYYIAIIFPFFLRRTFAEGAMSSAFLPIYNQLKTKEEKESFASAVLTSLGLVTTAIVAFSEVFPHLIVALFATGAEENTKTLAANLLRITSPFITVVFVWAVFYSIHNSSHRYFLPALTPMFSNLGVILGSLTSSVKWAATGFTLGGLTGLIVLLPWREGFRYRPNFKGLSRFYKLFFATFLTMAVSQIATIVDVNVASFLDPGSLSLIQLSSRLYQLPLGIFGVAVSTVALSTLSQTEDYDKNLKDFVMKNLFLTLPSSVGLVVLSKRLISLLFGYGAFTMGATKKAAEILSMYAVGLCFVSMFQLLSRAYHARREARLPFIATLLVSFLNIVLDIALGFTMGAKGIALATSLSYMAGFFFLFFRMKPSLDVQILKIVAASIVMGTVVFFTKDFLPGKVGTIALVLLGMVVYFVAGKILRISEIKEIFKIESH, encoded by the coding sequence GTGTCCAACATAAAGAGAACCCTCTCTTTTTCGCTTGGAACCTTTCTTTCCAGAGTCACAGGTCTGTTTCGGGATATGATCCTTGCAGGAACCTTCGGTGCTTCGTCCGTTCTCGACGCTTACTACATCGCCATCATTTTCCCCTTTTTTCTGAGGAGAACGTTCGCAGAAGGAGCGATGAGTTCTGCTTTCCTTCCCATCTACAACCAGCTGAAGACTAAAGAAGAAAAAGAGAGTTTCGCGTCCGCTGTTCTCACCTCCCTGGGGCTGGTTACCACTGCAATAGTTGCCTTCTCCGAGGTGTTTCCCCATCTCATAGTTGCTCTTTTTGCAACCGGAGCTGAAGAGAACACAAAAACACTTGCTGCAAACCTTCTTCGAATAACATCTCCTTTCATCACTGTCGTTTTCGTCTGGGCGGTTTTTTACTCGATACACAACTCTTCGCATAGATACTTTCTACCCGCTCTGACACCAATGTTCTCGAACCTCGGTGTGATCTTAGGGAGTCTCACTAGCAGTGTAAAATGGGCTGCCACCGGTTTCACACTGGGAGGTCTTACGGGATTGATCGTTCTTCTGCCCTGGAGAGAAGGATTCAGGTACAGGCCCAATTTCAAAGGTCTATCGCGCTTTTACAAACTCTTCTTTGCCACCTTTCTGACCATGGCAGTCTCCCAGATTGCAACAATAGTGGATGTGAACGTGGCTTCTTTTCTGGATCCGGGCTCCCTTTCATTGATACAACTTTCCAGCCGTCTCTACCAGCTTCCGCTGGGTATCTTCGGTGTGGCCGTCTCCACTGTTGCTCTCTCGACCCTCAGTCAGACAGAGGATTACGACAAGAACCTGAAGGACTTCGTCATGAAAAATCTGTTCCTCACTCTGCCATCATCTGTTGGCCTTGTAGTACTCTCAAAAAGGCTTATTTCTCTTCTGTTTGGGTACGGGGCATTTACCATGGGAGCTACAAAGAAAGCGGCCGAAATCCTCTCGATGTACGCTGTAGGACTGTGCTTTGTTTCAATGTTCCAGCTTCTCTCACGTGCCTACCACGCCAGAAGGGAAGCCAGACTTCCTTTCATAGCCACCCTGCTCGTCTCTTTCCTGAACATCGTACTGGATATCGCACTCGGCTTCACCATGGGAGCAAAGGGTATAGCTCTTGCCACTAGCCTCTCTTATATGGCAGGATTCTTCTTTCTGTTTTTCAGGATGAAACCGTCTCTCGATGTACAGATTCTCAAGATAGTCGCTGCATCGATCGTCATGGGAACCGTTGTCTTTTTTACAAAAGACTTTCTCCCCGGTAAAGTGGGAACCATAGCACTTGTGTTGCTTGGAATGGTGGTCTACTTTGTCGCTGGAAAAATACTGAGGATAAGTGAAATCAAAGAAATTTTCAAGATAGAATCGCACTGA
- the amrB gene encoding AmmeMemoRadiSam system protein B, whose amino-acid sequence MMRKPVVAGLFYPSREDELIEQIRMCFLDRKIGPGDLPGPVETSLQRPIGLVSPHAGYIYSGPVAAWGFLEAAKLGKPSLVVIIGPNHTGLGKRVGIWPSGFWETPLGRVPVSEEAVEIILTNSRYAEQDTLSHLKEHSIEVQLPFLQFVFGDFSIVPICLMDQSPTVVEDLAFAVRELMKKFDDVLIIASTDLNHYEDQKTTLRKDSLVVEAVEKRDSRLLYEYLVKEDISMCGYGGVAVLLNLDFSGVRILKHATSGDVSGDTLEVVGYLSAILS is encoded by the coding sequence GTGATGAGAAAACCAGTTGTGGCGGGCCTCTTTTATCCTTCCCGGGAAGATGAGTTAATCGAGCAGATAAGGATGTGTTTTCTCGACAGGAAGATAGGGCCGGGTGATCTGCCCGGTCCCGTTGAGACAAGCCTTCAGAGACCTATAGGTCTTGTTTCTCCCCACGCGGGTTATATCTACAGTGGGCCGGTTGCAGCCTGGGGATTTCTCGAAGCAGCCAAACTTGGGAAACCCTCCCTTGTTGTCATCATCGGTCCAAACCACACAGGGCTTGGAAAACGCGTGGGAATCTGGCCATCGGGTTTCTGGGAAACACCCCTTGGAAGAGTACCTGTGAGCGAGGAAGCGGTGGAAATCATCCTGACCAACTCCAGGTACGCTGAGCAGGACACACTTTCCCACCTGAAGGAACACTCTATCGAAGTTCAGCTTCCCTTTCTTCAGTTTGTCTTCGGTGATTTTTCCATCGTTCCCATATGCCTGATGGATCAGAGTCCAACTGTCGTCGAAGATCTCGCCTTTGCTGTTCGCGAATTGATGAAAAAGTTCGACGATGTTTTGATAATAGCTTCCACCGATTTGAACCATTACGAGGATCAAAAAACCACTTTGAGGAAAGACTCTCTCGTTGTGGAAGCGGTAGAAAAGCGTGATTCTAGGTTGCTGTACGAGTATCTCGTGAAAGAGGATATCAGCATGTGTGGTTATGGGGGTGTTGCTGTTCTTCTGAACCTCGATTTCTCCGGTGTCAGAATTCTGAAGCATGCCACGAGTGGAGACGTGTCAGGAGACACACTCGAGGTTGTGGGTTATCTCAGTGCGATTCTATCTTGA